One genomic window of Spirochaetae bacterium HGW-Spirochaetae-1 includes the following:
- a CDS encoding cAMP-binding protein → MADMQFKTENYLANSFVMIEGKKNAHNFYIIRSGRVKVAKENPVMAEEPYAILGPGDFFGVISCMSGHARLDTAIALENVSLISVERELFGLLIQKNPAVAMKIIRFFSRKLRDFDHAITNLTFKNAITEDPTHLFNIGDYYLKKRSPKHAIYAFQRYLQYCPRGENANAAIQRLQTMKAPLKISDQPLTGQMNRIYKDNTMIFSEYEPGEELFIIQSGKVKITKIVDEEVLLAVLKPGDIFGEMALLDNKPRSASAITFGDVTVLAINKQNFENMVQQQPQLATRLIQLLSERIWTAYRQLENLMIKSDVGRIYDTLLIQIEKQKIPIEAKKAHNFEFGSKELINMVGLPPDKGDVIMVQVLEDKHMKLEQGKIFCTDLQELEKTVHFFKKQAALERKREASKSKNY, encoded by the coding sequence ATGGCGGATATGCAGTTTAAAACAGAGAATTATCTTGCCAATTCATTCGTTATGATCGAAGGCAAGAAAAATGCTCATAATTTCTACATAATCAGAAGCGGGCGCGTGAAGGTAGCCAAAGAAAACCCGGTTATGGCCGAAGAACCCTATGCCATCCTGGGCCCCGGTGATTTCTTCGGCGTCATATCGTGTATGAGCGGACACGCCCGCCTTGACACAGCCATCGCCCTGGAAAATGTCTCGCTCATATCCGTTGAACGCGAGCTGTTCGGCCTGCTTATCCAGAAAAACCCCGCCGTTGCCATGAAAATAATCAGGTTTTTCAGCAGAAAACTGCGGGATTTCGACCATGCCATAACCAACCTGACCTTCAAGAACGCCATAACCGAAGATCCAACCCATCTTTTCAACATCGGCGATTATTATCTTAAAAAGCGTTCCCCGAAACATGCCATATACGCCTTTCAGCGCTATCTCCAGTACTGTCCCCGAGGGGAGAACGCCAATGCCGCCATCCAGCGTCTCCAGACCATGAAGGCACCCCTCAAGATCAGCGATCAGCCGTTAACGGGCCAGATGAACAGGATCTACAAAGACAATACCATGATATTCAGCGAATACGAACCGGGCGAGGAACTCTTCATCATCCAGTCGGGAAAAGTAAAAATTACCAAGATAGTCGACGAGGAAGTGCTCCTGGCCGTACTCAAACCGGGCGATATCTTCGGCGAGATGGCCCTCCTGGACAATAAACCGCGCAGCGCCTCGGCCATCACCTTCGGCGACGTGACCGTGCTCGCCATCAATAAGCAGAACTTCGAGAATATGGTTCAGCAGCAGCCCCAACTGGCAACCCGTCTCATCCAGCTCCTCAGTGAGCGGATATGGACCGCTTATCGCCAGCTCGAAAACCTCATGATCAAGAGCGATGTTGGACGCATCTACGACACGCTCCTGATCCAGATAGAAAAACAGAAAATACCTATCGAAGCAAAAAAAGCCCACAACTTCGAGTTCGGATCAAAAGAGCTTATCAACATGGTAGGTCTCCCTCCCGACAAGGGCGATGTCATCATGGTCCAGGTCCTGGAAGACAAGCACATGAAGCTCGAGCAAGGCAAGATATTCTGCACTGACCTTCAGGAACTGGAAAAAACCGTGCATTTTTTCAAGAAGCAGGCCGCACTGGAAAGAAAGCGTGAAGCCAGTAAAAGCAAAAATTATTAA
- a CDS encoding 3-isopropylmalate dehydratase small subunit, with product MKTFSGKILFLDRSDINTDEIIPAKYLTEIDKEALKPFLLEDLKVEGFRPDRDIQGRSVIVTRANFGCGSSREHAPWALEVNGINLVIGESYARIFRQNMYNCGMMAVELPGATIDRLFSKFAGQDAEVETDFERGRFIFRAAGKEEVVPFELSEFDRSLVTAGGWLGYADSRY from the coding sequence ATGAAAACATTCAGTGGAAAAATACTTTTCCTGGACAGGTCCGATATAAATACCGACGAAATCATACCGGCAAAATATCTCACGGAGATTGATAAAGAAGCTTTGAAGCCCTTTCTGCTGGAAGATCTGAAGGTCGAGGGTTTTAGGCCCGATCGCGATATTCAGGGCAGAAGTGTCATCGTGACCAGGGCAAATTTCGGATGCGGTTCTTCACGGGAGCACGCTCCCTGGGCCCTGGAGGTCAACGGCATCAACCTGGTCATCGGGGAAAGTTATGCCAGGATATTCCGTCAGAACATGTATAACTGCGGCATGATGGCAGTGGAGCTTCCCGGCGCTACTATTGACCGGCTCTTCAGCAAATTTGCAGGACAGGACGCGGAAGTGGAAACGGATTTTGAGAGGGGAAGATTTATCTTCCGGGCCGCAGGCAAAGAGGAAGTCGTTCCCTTTGAGCTTTCAGAATTTGACCGATCCCTTGTCACGGCTGGGGGTTGGCTCGGCTACGCCGATTCGAGGTACTAG
- a CDS encoding 3-isopropylmalate dehydratase: MGKTIAEKIFDAHRVEMLGEDIHVLKLDAVFAHEITTPIAINDLAARGKDRVFDPSKIKAVIDHVTPAKDSKTAEQGKVLREWARRNNIRDFYDIGRNGVCHALFPEKGFVRPGYTIIMGDSHTCTHGAFGAFAAGVGTTDLEVGILKGVCTFKTPKTMKVHITGKLKTGVYAKDVILSIIGKIGVNGATNRVIEFTGPVIDSMTMESRMTICNMAIEAGGTSGVCMPDMVTVDYLWPFIKNDFKSKEAALEEYSQWISDTDALYEEVIEHDVSGLEPMVTFGYKPDNVKPVKEMEGSHVDQVYIGSCTNGRIEDLREAAKVLKDKKIASHVRGIVSPATPDIFSRALDEGIIRIFMDAGFVVTNPTCGACLGMSNGVLAAGEVAASTTNRNFNGRMGKGGMVHLMSPATAAATAIAGHITNSELYRG, from the coding sequence ATGGGAAAAACAATTGCTGAAAAAATTTTTGATGCTCATCGCGTTGAAATGCTGGGGGAGGATATCCATGTTCTGAAACTGGACGCGGTATTCGCTCATGAGATAACGACACCTATCGCCATAAATGACCTGGCGGCGCGTGGCAAGGACCGGGTTTTTGACCCTTCGAAAATCAAGGCCGTCATCGATCATGTGACTCCCGCTAAGGACAGCAAAACCGCTGAACAGGGGAAGGTGCTTCGTGAATGGGCCCGGAGAAACAATATCAGGGATTTCTATGATATCGGCCGCAACGGTGTATGCCACGCCCTGTTTCCGGAAAAGGGCTTTGTCCGTCCGGGATACACTATCATCATGGGCGACTCTCATACCTGTACACATGGCGCTTTCGGGGCCTTTGCAGCCGGCGTGGGAACGACTGATCTCGAAGTGGGCATACTCAAGGGAGTGTGTACGTTCAAGACGCCGAAAACCATGAAGGTGCATATCACGGGAAAACTTAAAACCGGCGTGTATGCCAAGGATGTTATCCTTTCAATCATCGGGAAGATCGGAGTGAACGGCGCCACGAACCGGGTCATCGAATTTACCGGCCCCGTAATTGATTCCATGACCATGGAGTCACGCATGACCATTTGCAACATGGCCATCGAGGCCGGAGGGACCAGCGGTGTGTGCATGCCCGACATGGTCACCGTGGATTACCTGTGGCCTTTCATTAAAAATGATTTTAAAAGCAAAGAGGCGGCTCTGGAGGAATACTCACAGTGGATTTCCGACACCGATGCTTTGTATGAAGAAGTCATAGAGCATGATGTTTCCGGCCTGGAGCCCATGGTGACCTTCGGATACAAGCCCGACAACGTGAAGCCCGTGAAGGAAATGGAGGGCTCGCACGTGGACCAGGTGTATATCGGTTCATGCACCAACGGGCGTATCGAGGACCTGCGTGAGGCCGCAAAGGTCCTGAAGGACAAAAAGATCGCCTCCCATGTGCGCGGCATAGTATCTCCTGCCACACCTGATATTTTCAGCAGGGCCCTGGATGAAGGGATCATCAGGATATTCATGGATGCCGGTTTCGTGGTTACCAATCCTACCTGCGGTGCCTGTCTCGGTATGAGCAATGGCGTACTCGCTGCGGGAGAAGTGGCGGCATCCACAACGAACAGAAATTTTAATGGAAGGATGGGTAAGGGCGGAATGGTTCATCTCATGAGCCCCGCCACTGCCGCGGCCACGGCCATTGCCGGTCATATTACCAATTCAGAATTATACAGGGGTTGA
- a CDS encoding DNA mismatch repair protein MutS: MENSMDSTLTPMMKQYMEIKRKHQNEILFFRMGDFYEMFFDDAHAASKILDIALTSRQNDVPMCGIPFHAAESYIVRLIKAGKRVAICEQMETVPSTGTVVRREVVRIITPGTVIEQNLLHSDENNFLASAIIGEKGIGLAFVDISTGDFFLSSIDKSLGLFRGEIARFNPTEIILREGSDPNDGSFIEFIRGRDIPVYRINEWLYDTDYMRDLICDVYKTAGTKGLGIQSDMEIMTAGSILQYLRETHRKAFGHLKAPQKLLSSDRMVLDDATIGSLELILNQQDGSKNRSLFSVLNHTKTPMGRRVLERSILQPLLSQAEIERKLDIVQYFHEFHDLTVKLQSVLKNIHDVERILSRFILGKTFPRNFIALEHSVTAALEIQAILLEQPVDYFSGLLAGIPDLRDLAAAISAAIADEPALSPEQGRVIREGYSAELDRLYNLKTHAKEWVLQYQEDEKKRLGISTLKIKYNRILGYYIEISKGQTHGVPETYFRKQTLVGAERYTTEELQKFETDIMSASEKIVSLEKEEIEKLRGLILARREDIQKLGETMGLLDFYASLAFAAIENRYVRPAFNGEGITDIKDARHPVVEKYYTREVFIPNDIHLDTGENMIQVITGPNMSGKSTYIRTCAMVQLMAQIGSFVPAREADCSIVDRIFTRIGASDNISRGESTFLVEMNETANILNNATERSLIIMDEVGRGTSTYDGLSIAWAVTEYILRYIRAKTLFATHYHELTQLGSRQGIVNYNVMVREHLSGVDFLHKVAPGSADKSYGIHVAKLAGIPQQIVNRAAKILDKLENASSGRKKFDAGEDSASEQLEIFNAANHLVIQALENIDLNAVTPLDALNELNRLKKLIGR, from the coding sequence ATGGAGAATAGCATGGATTCCACCCTGACACCCATGATGAAGCAGTACATGGAGATAAAGAGAAAGCACCAGAACGAGATCCTCTTTTTCAGGATGGGTGATTTCTATGAAATGTTTTTCGACGACGCCCACGCCGCCTCGAAAATACTGGACATCGCCCTTACCTCACGCCAGAACGACGTTCCCATGTGCGGCATCCCCTTCCATGCCGCCGAGAGCTACATCGTACGGCTCATCAAGGCGGGCAAACGCGTGGCCATATGCGAGCAGATGGAAACAGTGCCTTCGACGGGCACCGTTGTAAGACGCGAGGTGGTACGCATCATCACGCCGGGGACGGTTATCGAGCAGAACCTGCTCCACTCCGATGAGAATAATTTTCTTGCGTCGGCCATAATCGGCGAAAAGGGCATCGGCCTCGCCTTTGTCGACATTTCTACGGGTGATTTTTTCCTCTCATCAATCGACAAGTCCCTGGGACTCTTCCGGGGGGAAATCGCCCGCTTCAATCCCACGGAAATAATTCTCAGGGAAGGAAGTGATCCCAATGACGGCTCTTTCATCGAATTCATCAGGGGCCGGGATATCCCCGTGTACCGCATCAACGAGTGGCTCTATGATACGGATTACATGCGCGACCTCATCTGCGATGTCTATAAAACAGCCGGCACAAAGGGACTGGGCATACAGAGCGACATGGAGATAATGACGGCCGGATCGATCCTGCAGTATCTGCGCGAAACCCACCGGAAGGCCTTCGGGCATCTGAAAGCCCCCCAAAAGCTCCTGTCGTCGGACAGGATGGTCCTGGATGACGCCACCATCGGCAGCCTGGAGCTGATACTGAACCAGCAGGACGGTTCAAAGAACCGTTCCCTCTTCTCGGTGCTGAACCACACAAAGACCCCCATGGGCAGGCGCGTCCTGGAACGAAGCATCCTGCAGCCCCTTCTCAGTCAGGCCGAAATCGAAAGAAAGCTCGATATAGTGCAGTACTTTCATGAATTCCATGACCTCACGGTAAAGCTCCAGTCCGTGCTTAAAAACATCCATGACGTTGAGCGCATCCTCTCGCGGTTCATCCTGGGGAAGACTTTCCCCCGCAATTTCATCGCCCTGGAGCATTCCGTTACGGCGGCCCTGGAAATACAGGCTATTCTCCTGGAACAGCCCGTTGATTATTTCAGCGGCCTCCTGGCGGGAATTCCGGACCTTCGGGACCTTGCCGCGGCCATCAGCGCCGCCATTGCCGATGAACCGGCCCTGTCACCGGAACAGGGCCGCGTCATAAGAGAGGGATATTCCGCCGAACTGGACCGTCTCTACAACCTGAAAACGCACGCCAAGGAATGGGTTCTGCAATACCAGGAGGATGAAAAGAAAAGGCTGGGCATCTCAACCCTGAAAATCAAGTACAACCGTATCCTGGGATACTATATCGAGATAAGCAAGGGCCAGACACACGGCGTTCCCGAAACCTATTTCAGGAAACAGACCCTGGTGGGAGCGGAGCGCTATACCACGGAGGAACTGCAGAAGTTCGAAACCGACATTATGTCCGCCTCGGAAAAGATCGTCTCCCTTGAAAAAGAAGAAATCGAAAAGCTGCGGGGCTTGATACTTGCGCGCCGCGAGGATATCCAGAAGCTGGGAGAAACCATGGGACTCCTGGATTTTTACGCCTCCCTGGCCTTCGCCGCCATAGAGAACAGGTACGTCAGGCCCGCATTCAACGGCGAAGGCATAACCGACATTAAAGACGCCCGGCATCCCGTCGTGGAAAAATATTATACCCGCGAAGTCTTCATTCCCAACGACATCCATCTGGACACCGGGGAAAACATGATCCAGGTAATCACGGGCCCCAACATGTCGGGAAAGTCAACATACATCCGCACCTGCGCCATGGTTCAGCTCATGGCACAGATCGGCTCCTTTGTCCCGGCCCGCGAAGCCGATTGCTCCATCGTGGACAGGATATTCACGCGGATTGGCGCCTCGGACAATATCTCCCGGGGAGAATCGACCTTCCTGGTGGAGATGAATGAAACGGCCAATATCCTGAACAACGCCACGGAACGAAGCCTTATAATAATGGACGAGGTGGGTCGCGGTACCAGCACCTATGACGGCCTCAGCATCGCCTGGGCTGTTACGGAATACATTCTCCGCTACATCAGGGCGAAAACCCTCTTTGCCACGCACTATCATGAACTTACGCAGCTGGGCTCCCGACAGGGCATAGTTAATTACAATGTCATGGTCAGGGAGCATTTAAGCGGCGTGGACTTCCTGCACAAGGTCGCCCCGGGTTCCGCCGATAAATCCTACGGCATCCATGTGGCCAAACTGGCCGGGATACCTCAACAGATAGTAAACCGTGCCGCGAAGATACTGGACAAGCTGGAAAATGCGTCGTCGGGACGCAAAAAATTCGACGCCGGAGAAGATTCCGCCTCGGAACAGCTGGAGATTTTCAACGCTGCGAATCACCTGGTCATTCAGGCCCTGGAGAATATCGACCTGAACGCCGTAACCCCCCTTGATGCCCTGAATGAACTGAACCGCCTGAAAAAACTGATCGGGCGCTGA
- a CDS encoding XRE family transcriptional regulator has product MKNDAKYNFGDILRSVRERRGVTLKSVAEKAGVSESLVSQIERNRVSPSIDTLLTLTDILEIDLDYLFRFRKQNKVVDLVRKSERSSITTPQVTYSRLSVLPDQSEEHSIEAFLMDVNTGAEKGSQEYGHVGKEFGYILEGQGQLLYGTETYELGEGDSIAFASDIPHILKNTGDTILRALWVITPPRKLFVEK; this is encoded by the coding sequence ATGAAGAATGATGCAAAATACAATTTTGGTGATATTCTGCGTTCCGTGAGGGAACGACGCGGTGTCACCCTGAAAAGCGTGGCAGAAAAGGCAGGCGTGAGCGAAAGCCTGGTTTCCCAGATAGAACGAAACCGCGTTTCGCCCTCTATCGATACTCTTCTTACCCTGACGGATATACTGGAGATTGACCTGGATTATCTTTTCCGTTTCCGGAAGCAGAACAAGGTCGTGGACCTGGTGAGGAAATCGGAACGCAGCAGTATTACAACGCCGCAGGTCACATACAGCCGGCTTTCCGTATTGCCGGACCAGTCCGAGGAGCACTCCATAGAGGCTTTTCTCATGGATGTCAATACCGGCGCGGAAAAGGGGAGCCAGGAATATGGACACGTCGGCAAGGAGTTCGGCTATATCCTGGAAGGGCAGGGTCAGCTGCTCTATGGAACTGAAACATATGAATTGGGCGAGGGGGATAGTATTGCTTTTGCGTCGGATATCCCTCACATTCTGAAAAATACGGGAGATACGATTCTCCGGGCCCTCTGGGTCATAACACCGCCGAGAAAATTATTTGTTGAAAAATAG
- the miaB gene encoding tRNA (N6-isopentenyl adenosine(37)-C2)-methylthiotransferase MiaB — MHKTFHIETFGCQMNKSDSELMESSLIKNGFLPAPSESEADVVVYNTCSVRQHAENRATARIRSIRPAVNRKNGIIVVTGCMAQRIGTKLVQDGLAHLVIGPYQSPKIGEIVGNYLEGKKGRAFLSQEAADFQGRLFDSIATEHEGQRWHEWVTITHGCENYCAYCIVPYVRGRLISFRSQDILKHINSLAAKGVKEITLLGQNVNQFGHDSGDIPFYALLEKTARIKGLVRINYLTSHPKDFDPEIIGVMKDHGNISRSIHLPLQSGSDKILASMNRKYTLDRYLSIVELIDSGLEDYSITTDLIVGFPGEDESDFAATMEAVRRVRFDDAFMYAYSPREGTPSAGLRELLTRDEKIARLNELISVQRAISREKLEARINRIEELIPERISRNSGNEIMGKTFLNHPAVFPGDDEDIGRYTRIKILGINGSTLQGMKIAG; from the coding sequence TTGCATAAAACCTTTCACATAGAGACCTTCGGCTGCCAGATGAACAAGAGCGATTCAGAACTCATGGAATCGTCGCTGATAAAAAACGGATTTCTCCCTGCCCCGTCGGAAAGTGAGGCCGATGTGGTGGTCTACAACACCTGCTCCGTGCGGCAGCATGCTGAGAACAGGGCCACGGCCCGCATCCGGTCCATACGCCCCGCCGTTAATCGCAAAAATGGCATCATCGTGGTCACGGGATGCATGGCCCAGAGGATAGGGACAAAGCTGGTACAGGACGGTCTTGCCCATCTTGTCATCGGCCCCTACCAGTCACCGAAGATCGGCGAAATCGTAGGGAATTACCTCGAAGGAAAAAAGGGGCGGGCCTTCCTGTCCCAGGAAGCGGCGGACTTCCAGGGACGGCTCTTTGACTCCATAGCGACGGAACATGAAGGACAACGATGGCATGAATGGGTCACCATCACCCACGGCTGTGAAAACTACTGCGCCTACTGCATCGTTCCCTATGTGCGCGGCAGGCTCATCTCTTTTCGTTCACAGGATATTCTAAAACATATAAATTCCCTGGCTGCAAAGGGCGTGAAGGAGATAACACTCCTGGGACAGAACGTAAATCAGTTCGGCCACGACAGCGGCGATATCCCGTTCTATGCCCTCCTGGAAAAAACGGCCCGCATTAAAGGTCTTGTCAGGATCAACTACCTCACATCGCATCCTAAAGATTTCGATCCTGAAATCATCGGCGTCATGAAGGACCACGGCAACATCTCGCGGAGCATTCACCTGCCCCTGCAGAGCGGCTCCGATAAAATCCTGGCTTCCATGAACCGCAAATATACCCTTGACCGTTATCTTTCCATCGTGGAACTCATTGACAGCGGACTGGAGGATTATTCCATTACCACGGACCTCATCGTGGGGTTTCCCGGCGAGGATGAAAGCGACTTCGCCGCAACCATGGAAGCGGTGCGCCGTGTCCGTTTCGACGATGCCTTCATGTACGCCTACTCTCCCCGGGAAGGAACACCGTCGGCCGGCCTTCGGGAGCTCCTGACCCGCGATGAAAAAATAGCCCGTCTCAATGAACTGATTTCGGTACAGCGCGCCATATCGCGGGAGAAACTGGAGGCGCGCATCAACAGGATTGAGGAACTCATTCCCGAAAGAATAAGCAGAAACTCCGGAAACGAAATTATGGGCAAGACCTTCCTTAATCATCCCGCCGTGTTTCCCGGCGATGATGAAGACATCGGCAGATATACCAGAATAAAAATCCTGGGTATAAACGGTTCAACGCTCCAGGGGATGAAAATTGCCGGTTAA
- a CDS encoding arylsulfatase produces the protein MKKGVSAAVGFALANTLFCSGDDNKSFAITVDEDIFNDTVRDALAADTVISKKPGIGTPKPNIIVILTDDMGYGDPGCYGNEAIQTPHIDTMAREGVRFTDFYCSSPLCSPSRAGLLTGRYPLRSGITFPLQPGKDTLMRKVTRQMGYMFGSLGIFDMRNAENVVSGLPASEITIAEALKVAGYTSGAIGKWHLGDFVNNPQYHPHNYGFDFFTGFNASNDDWPAAFWRDKTEIVKDIGLDQGKYTGLFTREAVSFIERSKDRPFFLYLAHKDPHQPCIPSKDFEGKSEGGPHGDTVTEVDWSVGEIMKALKKNGLDKNTLVIFTSDNGPWFDGSPGGLRGRKGMSFEGGFRVPMIARWPRHIPPGSVCREPAMNIDFFPTMLDLAGLTLPSDRVIDGKNIMGLFDSTEKKSPHDALFYFHYNEIEGVRSGKWKYFRYVNNLAWPIPLDKPVTFFGKAAGGHDYRPEGSDKSVPTMASWPILYNMERDCGESYNVMKKYPREGDTLLQKIRDFEKKFRENPRGWL, from the coding sequence ATGAAGAAAGGGGTAAGCGCTGCAGTGGGATTTGCCCTGGCGAATACTCTTTTTTGTTCGGGGGATGATAATAAATCCTTCGCCATTACTGTGGATGAGGACATATTTAACGATACAGTCCGTGACGCCCTTGCAGCCGATACGGTAATTAGTAAAAAACCCGGTATCGGGACCCCAAAACCAAACATCATTGTAATCCTCACCGATGACATGGGATATGGTGACCCGGGATGTTACGGCAACGAGGCCATTCAGACACCTCATATCGATACCATGGCACGGGAGGGTGTCCGCTTTACCGATTTCTACTGCAGCAGTCCACTCTGTTCACCGTCCCGGGCCGGGCTTCTCACGGGCCGCTATCCTCTCCGCAGCGGCATTACCTTTCCCTTGCAGCCCGGGAAAGATACCTTGATGAGAAAAGTAACCCGACAGATGGGCTACATGTTCGGCTCGCTGGGCATCTTTGATATGCGTAACGCCGAGAATGTCGTCAGTGGACTGCCCGCTTCGGAAATAACCATTGCCGAGGCGCTGAAAGTAGCGGGATATACATCGGGAGCCATCGGCAAGTGGCACCTGGGAGATTTTGTCAACAATCCTCAATATCATCCCCATAACTATGGCTTTGATTTTTTTACGGGGTTCAACGCCTCCAATGATGACTGGCCCGCGGCCTTCTGGCGCGACAAAACCGAAATAGTAAAGGATATCGGACTTGACCAGGGGAAGTACACCGGTCTGTTCACACGTGAAGCCGTGAGTTTTATAGAACGCTCGAAAGACAGGCCCTTCTTCCTGTACCTGGCCCACAAGGACCCGCATCAGCCCTGCATTCCTTCAAAAGATTTTGAAGGAAAATCGGAAGGGGGCCCCCATGGCGATACGGTCACCGAGGTGGACTGGAGTGTCGGAGAGATCATGAAGGCCCTGAAGAAAAACGGCCTCGATAAAAATACCCTGGTAATCTTTACCAGCGATAACGGCCCCTGGTTCGACGGCAGTCCCGGCGGATTGCGCGGAAGGAAGGGGATGAGTTTTGAAGGGGGATTCAGGGTGCCCATGATAGCCCGGTGGCCCCGTCACATTCCTCCGGGCAGTGTCTGCCGTGAACCGGCCATGAACATAGATTTTTTCCCAACCATGCTGGACCTGGCAGGGCTCACCCTGCCGTCTGACCGTGTGATCGATGGAAAAAATATCATGGGTCTTTTCGATAGCACGGAAAAGAAGAGCCCCCATGACGCGCTGTTTTATTTTCATTATAATGAAATTGAGGGAGTTCGTTCCGGGAAATGGAAATACTTTCGTTATGTCAACAACCTTGCATGGCCCATTCCCCTGGATAAACCGGTTACGTTTTTTGGGAAAGCAGCGGGAGGCCACGATTACAGGCCCGAGGGTTCGGATAAATCGGTTCCCACTATGGCGTCATGGCCCATACTGTACAACATGGAGCGTGATTGCGGCGAGAGCTACAATGTCATGAAGAAGTATCCACGAGAGGGTGATACACTTCTTCAGAAGATTCGGGATTTTGAAAAGAAATTCAGAGAAAATCCCCGGGGGTGGTTATAG